The proteins below are encoded in one region of Helianthus annuus cultivar XRQ/B chromosome 2, HanXRQr2.0-SUNRISE, whole genome shotgun sequence:
- the LOC118486430 gene encoding uncharacterized protein LOC118486430: MTWDEFKVPFLKHHSPKAVINRIKDEFIQLRQKGESIDKITGIFLDKPRFCDELVTSEEQKVYYYYNMLSAEYREFMTPSKYETLTEIINTAREREIELKKQIERGERRAQVVNPSPTKKARTTKSSKKQEGKGGSPSCKVCGKGHKGECRFKDKPCPICGKSGHTAALCPGKVSVCYKCYQPGHKKSECLELVGKKDGKDSQTETPKSKAISFQLTTAEAKREPDVTKLPTPLEVEIGDNKSFIVCDVCQDCKMSIDGEEYSIDLILMWMGEFQVVVGMDWLSRHHAKVVCFRKEIKLTSLSGKHVTINGEKGGNPVICSMLKAHKLMKRGCRAFMIYANEPDKRSPKIEDVLVVREYADVFPEDLPGIPLEREVEFGIELIPGAKPVAKASYRLAPSELQELMSQIQDLLDKEFIRPSVSPWGTLIVAPLTKLTRKDEKFIWGDDQEKAFQTLKEKLTHAPVLTLPDGVDDMVVYSDASHSGLGCILMQRGKVIAYASRQLKTHEKKYPTHDLELAAVVFALKIWRHYLYG; encoded by the exons ATGACatgggacgagtttaaggtaccattccttaaacacCACAGTCCCAAGGCAGTTATCAACCGAATCAAGGATGAATTTATTCAGCTAAGGCAAAAAGGTGAATCTATCGATAAGATCACGGGGATCTTTCTTGACAAACCAAGATTTTGTGACGAGTTGGTGACGTCCGAAGAGCAGAAagtgtattattattataatatgctGAGTGCAGAATatcgggagtttatgactccctcGAAATACGAGACTCTCACTGAAATCATTAACACTGCTCGAGAAAGGGAGATAGAGCTGAAAAAGCAAATTGAGAgaggtgaacgaagggcacaagtTGTTAATCCAAGCCCTACGAAGAAGGCGCGTACAACAAAGTCGTCTAagaaacaagaagggaaaggcgGGTCGCCGAGTTGTAAGGTCTGTGGTAAAGGGCACAAGGGCGAGTGTCGGTTCAAAGATAAGCCGTGCCCTATATGCGGAAAGTCAGGGCATACGGCTGCATTATGCCCGGGAAAAGTGTCGGTTTGTTATAAGTGCTACCAGCCGGGCCATAAGAAATCAGAATGCCTGGAGTTAGTTGGAAAGAAGGATGGCAAGGATTCGCAAACAGAAACTCCAAAATCAAAGGCCATATCCTTCCAGTTAACCACGGCCGAGGCAAAGAGggaacccgatgtg ACAAAATTACCTACGCCTCTAGAAGTAGAAATAGGTGACAACAAAAGTTTTATCGTGTGTGACGTGTGTCAAGATTGTAAGATGAGTATTGATGGTGAAGAATACTCAATAGACCTGATCCTGATGtggatgggagaattccaagtagtggtcgggatggattggttatctcgacaTCACGCAAAGGTCGTGTGTTTCCGCAAGGAGATAAAACTAACGTCTCTAAGTGGAAAACACGTTACCATCAATGGCGAGAAAGGGGGTAATCCCGTAATATGCTCAATGTTAAAAGCCCACAAACTTATGAAACGCGGATGTAGAGCGTTCATGATATACGCGAACGAACCAGACAAGAGATCGCCAAAGATTGAAGACGTACTGGTGGTACGTGAGTATGCTGATGTGTTTCCAGAGGATTTGCCGGGAATACCACttgaacgggaagtagagttcggaatcgaattgattccgggtgCGAAACCTGTGGCCAAGGCGTCGTATCGGCTCGCGCCATCGGagctacaagaattgatgtctcagaTTCAAGACCTGCTCGATAAGGAGTTTAttaggccgagtgtgtctccatGGGGCACACTG attgtcGCGCCGttgaccaaattaactcgtaAAGATGAAAAGTTTATATGGGGCGATGATCAAGAAAAAGCATTCCAAACGCTCAAAGAAAAATTGACTCATGCTCCGGTATTAACATTGCCGGACGGAGTTGATGATATGGTAGTTTACTCGGATGCGTCACATTCGGGGCTCGGGTGCattttgatgcaacgaggcaaggttatagcctatgcctcaagACAACTGAAGACTCATGAAAAGAAATACCCTACACACGATCTCGAGTTGGCGGCGGTGgtatttgccttaaagatttggaggcattatttgtatgggtaA